In the genome of Tursiops truncatus isolate mTurTru1 unplaced genomic scaffold, mTurTru1.mat.Y mat_scaffold_584_arrow_ctg1, whole genome shotgun sequence, one region contains:
- the LOC117310919 gene encoding interferon alpha-1-like, translating to MAPTLSLLLALVLLSCHSNCSLGCDLPQTHSLANTRALMLLQQMRRISPFSCLKDRNDFGFPQEAFGGNQFQKAQAIAVVHEMIQQTFQLFSTEGSAAAWDETLLDKFCTALYQQLTDLQACLMQEAGLEGTPLLKEDSILAVRKYFHRITVYLQEKKYSPCAWEIVRAEVMRSFSSSTNLQERLRRKE from the coding sequence ATGGCCCCAACCTTGTCCTTACTCCTGGCCCTGGTGCTGCTCAGCTGCCACTCCAACTGCTCTCTGGGCTGCGACCTGCCTCAGACCCACAGCCTGGCTAACACGAGGGCCCTGATGCTCCTGCAACAGATGAGGAGAAtctcccccttctcctgcctGAAGGACAGAAATGACTTTGGATTCCCCCAGGAGGCGTTTGGAGGCAACCAGTTCCAGAAGGCTCAAGCCATCGCTGTCGTCCATGAGATGATCCAGCAGACCTTCCAGCTCTTCAGCACAGAGGGCTCGGCTGCCGCTTGGGATGAGACCCTCCTGGACAAGTTCTGCACTGCACTTTATCAGCAGCTCACTGACCTGCAAGCCTGTCTGATGCAGGAGGCGGGGCTGGAAGGGACTCCCCTGCTCAAGGAGGACTCCATCCTGGCTGTGAGGAAATACTTCCACAGAATCACTGTCTATCTGCAAGAGAAGAAGTACAGCCCTTGTGCCTGGGAGATTGTCAGAGCAGAAGTCATGAGATCCTTCTCTTCATCAACAAACTTGCAAGAAAGACTCAGGAGGAAGGAATGA